A stretch of DNA from Candidatus Methanomethylicota archaeon:
TATACATAATGTTGGAAATAGAAAACTATTATAAAGTGCTAATTTCTTTTCTTCATGAACAATCACTGATATGGGAGTTATTTCTGATCCTGTACCTGGAAGAGTAGGTATAGTAATTATGGGAGGGCCTTTTCTTTGAATTGCTTTTCCTTTAAAATAAGCTATGGGATCATCATCATTTACTGTTAAAATTGATGCAATTTTTGCCATATCTAATGTACTTCCACCACCAATTCCAATTATTAAAGAAGGATTTACTTCTTTAACTTTATAATTTAATTTTTGAAGAATTGAAGAATCTGGTTCAGGTGAAATTTCATTAAATTCAATAAAAGAAGGAAGCAATTCACAAATTTTTTTATAACCTTCAGTTTTACATACATTTCTTCCACTTATAACTAATATGGATTTTAAATCAAATTTTTTAAGCTCTTCTGGAAGTTTTTCTATAGCATTTGGACCGAATATAATTCTAGTAGGAGAAGAGAAAGAATATATTCTAAATAGAGAATGATAGAATTTATACATTAAATCACCTAAAAATATAGAGTTTTTCCTTTAATTTAAATATTTTCAAATAGAAAATTTAAATTCTCATTAGAAATAAATTCTCATTAGAAAATAGAAATGTATTGGTGAATATGATGATTAATAGAGAAAATATTTGGAATTTATTAGAAAATTATGAATTTAATGATATAAGAATAGGATCGCTAGGAAGTCATTCAGCTTTAGATATATCAGATGGAGCAAAAGATGAAGGCTTTAAGACTATTGTTGTTTGTCAAAAAGGAAGAGAGAAACCTTATATAAAGTACAAGAGGATTGTAGATGAATGTATTATATTAGATAAATTTTCCATGATTGTAAATGAAGAAATACAAAAAATATTAAGAATAAAAAATACAATTTTTGTACCTCATAGAGCTTTTTCTACTTATGTAAGCTATGATGATATTGAAAATAAATTTTTAATTCCTATTTTTGGAAATAGATATCTTTTAAGAACAGAAGAAAGAAATTTTGAAAAAAATCAATATTATTTATTAGAAAAAGCAGGCATAAGACAACCTAAGAAATTTAAGTCACCATCTGAAATAGATAGATTGGTTATTGTAAAAGTACAAGAAGCAAAAAGGAAAATTGAAAGAGCTTTTTTTACAGCAATTGATGAAAAAGATTTTTGGAAAAAAGCAAGAGAAAGAATTGAAAAAGGCATAATTAAAGAAGAGGATTTAGAAAAAGCAGTAATAGAAGAATTTGTTTTAGGAACTTATTTCAATTTCAATTACTTTTATTCTCCATTAAAGAAAGAATTAGAATTTATGGGAATTGATAGAAGACTTCAAACAAATTTACATGATTTTATTTCTCTTCCTGCAAAACAACAATTAGAAATTAATGTTGTTCTTCAAAATATAGAAATTGGACATATAGGAGCTACAATAAGAGAATCTATGCTTGAAAAAGTATTTGAGATTGGAGAAAAATTTGTAGAAATTACAAAAATAGAATTTCCACCAGGTATTATAGGACCCTTTGCTCTTCAAGGAGCAGTTACAAAAGATCAAGAAATAGTCATCTTTGATGTTTCTCCAAGAGTGCCAGGGAGCCCTGTAATCGGTACTACAAGTCCATATACTAAATATGCTTATGGAGTACCAATGAGTATTGGTAGGAGAATTGCAAGAGAAATAAAAGAAGGTATTGAGACTAGAAGTTTAAAGGAGTTGATTACTTAATGCTATATATAGCAACCATAGGTTCTCATTCAGCACTTCAAATATTAAAAGGTGCAAAATTAGAAGGTTTTAAAACATTATTAATATGTTCAAAAAAAAGAGAAAAATTTTATAGAAATTTTGGATTCATAGATGAATTTATTATAGTTGAAAATTTTGATGAAATTTTAAATGAAAATATTCAAGAAAGAATGTTAGAATTGAATGCAATTTTTATTCCTCATGGAACACTAATATCAGAAAGTAACATAGAAATTTTTGAAAAAAAATTCAAACCACCAATATTTGGAAATAGAAGAATATTTAAATGGGAAGCTGATAGAATTCTAAAGGATTTTTTATTAAGAGAAGCAGGTATAAAGACTCCTAAGTATTTTGAAAAAATTGAAGATGTTGATAGACCTGTGATTGTAAAATTACCAGGAGCTGAGGGTGGTAGAGGATATTTCATAGCAAAAGATAAAAATGATTTAGAGAATAAACTTAATGAAATTATTAAAAAAGGATTATTGAGAGAAAATGAGAAAATTTTCATTCAAGAATATATTATAGGAATTACCTTATATCCTCATTTCTTTTATTCTCCTATATTAAAAAGACTTGAACTTCTTGGATGTGATAGAAGATATGAAACAAATGTAGATGCATTAGGAAGGATTTGTGCAAAGGATCAACTTGAATTAAATATAATTCCAACCTTTAGAGTAATTGGCAATATTCCAATTGTAATTAGAGAATCCATGCTTCCAGATATCTTAGAATTTGGTGAAAAATTTGTAAATGCTACAAAAAAACTTATACCACCTGGAATGATAGGTCCATTTTGCTTAGAAATGATATGTGATGAATTTGGTGAATTATATACTTTTGAATTCTCAGGAAGGATTGTTGCTGGTACGAATTTATTCATAGAAGGATCTCCATATAGTAGTTTAATATTTGATGAACCAATGAGTATGGGTAGAAGAATTGCAAGAGAAATAAAAATGGCATATGAAGAAGGTAGATTAAAGGAAGTGATAACATAGTATGTATCATATAAAATGCTCTAAAGAAGATATAGCTGAAAGAGTAATAGTATGTGGAGATCCTGTAAGAGTGAAAAAAATAGCAGAATTTCTTGATAGACCTAAATTGGTTAATGAAAATAGATGTCTTCTAACTTTTACTGGAGAATACAAAGGAATAGCTATAACAATATCTACTACAGGTATGGGAGCGCCTTCAGCAGCCATAGTAATGGAAGAGCTCGCATCCCTTGGAGTAAAATTTGTAATAAGGGTTGGAACTACTGGTGGAGTAAAATTAGAAGTAGGAGATATTGTAATACCTACAATAGCCATTCCTTTAGATGGAACTACATTAGCTTATAGTAGAAAATATCAATTAGATACTCATGCTGATGTAGAATTAATAGAATTATTGAAAGAGAATTTGAGAAATTGTAAATTTTATACAGGACCAATATGTACATGTGATACATTCTATTTAAATGAAAATGTAGAAGGTGTTTTAAGCTATGATATGGAATCTTCAATAATATTTGCTCTTGGAAAAATAAGAGGATATAGAGCAGCTTCAATTTTAGTAGTTAATGGTAAGGCTTTTGGTAATATGAGAATTGTAGATAATGAAGAAGTTAAAAAAAGTATGGAAAAATGCATAATTGCAGCATTAGAAGCCTTAGTTCATATAAAAAATTGATTCAAATAAATTAAAATATTATAACAGTATTTTATGATTTAATACCACAGATAGTTCAACTATTATAGCATATATTATTGAAAAATTAATAAAATATACATTTCAATAATTTGCCATAAATTTGTATAATATAAGTTAAAAAAGAAGGTGTGTAAATATATTAATTGCCGCAGTTGAAGCCAAAAGAGACCTGCTGCGGTATCTGGCTCAAGGTTCGAGCCAAACTATATGGATAAGTTTCCAAGCCATATAGGAAAACTCGAAAGGGTTGAACTATATGGTGAGGAAGCTTATCCATATAGGGAGGTAAGAACTAAGAGTCTAGATACAGCGGGCAGGATGCAAGGCTAGGAAATCCAAGAGATTGGGCAACCCAAGGCGCCAGGGAAACCCAATCTCTGACCGCGGTAGGCCTTGCATGAGAACATCAGAAGAATGGATCCGCCATGGTGGATCCATCTCGTCTGATGTTCTCTCCAAAATGGCTTCAACTGCGGTTTAAAATTTAAATTTTGAAATACTTTTACTATTTTTGTGAAATCTTTTAAATATTATTCAGAACTATTATGGGAAATAAAAACAATAATAGACTCTATGAATAGTATTTTATCTCTTATAATAGTAGAGGGGAAAAATGATGAAAAAGCATTAAGAGAAATTGGATTAAGAGTGCCAATTTATAGATTTCGTGAATCTGGCCTTTCAAACATAATTTTTGTAGATGAAATTTCAAATAATTTCAAAGGGAAAAAAATAGCAATTTTATTAGATTTTGATAATGAAGGACAGGAAATGGCAGAATATCTAAGTAGAGAATTAGAAGAGAGGGGGGTAAAAGTAGAGAGATATTTCAGAAAAATTTTAAAAGAAATTTTAATAAAAGAAGGGATAAGACATATTGAAGAAATAAGAGTTATAAAAACAAAAGCTAATATTGGATAAATAAAATTTATTTTTAATATAGTATTTTATAATATAATTGTAATTATAGTTCTCTAAATTTTGAATTTATTATTTAAAAATTCTAAAATTTGATTAATAATTAAGTTCATAAAAAATTAATAGCTGTTAAATAAAGATTTTGTAATTTAGAAATAAAATAGAATTTTTATTTCTAAATTAAATTTCATTATAGAATTTTTTAAATCAAGTGCTTTTGTATTGAAAATAAAGAATTAAAAAATGATATTAAAAAATAGTCTATTGAGTTATAGAAATTTATTATTCATTAGCTTTGAGAAAAAAATTAATTTTTTGAATATAACTCAATTAATTGGTGAGTTTTATTGGAGAAACATGAATATATAATTAGAGAATTCAAACCAGAAGACTTAGATGCAGTAGTTAAAATAAATAGAATATGTTTATCAGAAAATTATCCACCATCTTTCTTTTTAGAACATTACTATGAAAATCCAAAAATATTCCTAGTAGCAGAAATTAATGGAAATATTATAGGATATAATATGTGTAGATTAGAATTTGGTCTTTCAAATATAAGTGAAAGATTAGTAAAAAAAGGTCATATAATATCAATAGCAGTAATGGAAGAATTTAGAAGAAGAGGAATAGGTTCTAAGTTAATTGAAGAAGCTTTAAAAAGATTAAAAGAATGTGGAGCAAGTGAAGTTTATTTAGAAGTTAGAATATCTAATTATCCTGCTATTACTTTATATAGAAAAATGGGATTTAAAGCTGTAAGAATAATTGAAGGTTATTATAGAGATGGAGAAGGTGCTTATTTAATGGTTAAAGAATTATAAAAAAATTATTTCTCTTGTTCTATTAACCACTTAAGTGGAATATCTTGATAGCGCCCATCTGGTAATTTTCTTCTAATAGTTATTGGTAATACTCCAGCTTTTAATTCTTCTTCAGCAATTTCCAATGGTGATGATTTATTTGTAATTATTAATGGAGGGGCACCCATGGATATTTGAAGAGCTCTTGCACCAATTATGCGTGCACGTTCAAATCTTGTAAGTTTGTTAGGACCTATTATTTTTTCTTGTTCTACTGTCAAATTACTCCGCCGATCCTAAACCTTCGAACTCACTGCCTTTTTTCTCTTTCTCTTTTTCTTCTTTCTTTGGTGCTGCTGCAGCAATAATGTCATCTATCTTTAGAAGTGCTATTGCTGCTTCTGTTGCTGATTTTATAGCTTGTTTCTTTACATTTGCAGGTTCAAAAACACCTTCTTTTGTCATGTCAATTACTTTTCCTGTAAATACATTTATGCCAGCATTCTTTTCACCTTTTGTATGAGCTGCTCTTAATTCTACTAGTACATCTACTGGATCTAATCCAGAGTTCTCAGCAAGTGTTAATGGAATTTCTTCCATTGCTTCAGCAAATTTCAATATAGCAAGTTGTTCTCTTCCACTAAAGGATCTAGCATATTCTCTAAGTCTTATGGCTATTTCCATTTCTGGAGCGCCACCACCAGCTACAATTTGTGGATTCTGTACAACATTGCGAACAACACATTTTGCATCATGAAGTGAACGTTCAGCTTCATCTACAAATCTATCAGAGCCTCCTCTTATTAATATTGTAACAGCCTTTGGATTCTTACAACCTTCAACAAATACCATTTTATCCTTTCCTACTCGTCTTTCTTCTACTAATTTAGCATAACCTAAATCTGCTGATGTTAAGTCTTCTACTGTAGTTACAATTCTAGCACCACATGCTTTAGCTAAGAGTTCTATATCTGATCTCTTGGCACGTCTTACTGCAGCAATTCCCTTCTTAGCAAGATAGTGTTGAGCAATATCATCTATTCCTTTTTGAACTACAACAAAATTAGCACCAGTTGCTGCTATTTTTTCTACCATTTCTTTGAGCATAGCAGCTTCTTCATCTAAGAAACTCTTCATTTGTTCTGGTGAAGTTATGTTTATTTTAGCTGTAATTTCAGTTTTTTCAATTTCTAATGGACAATCAAGTATGGCAATTTTTGCATCTTCAATTCTTTTAGGCATGCCAGGATGTACAATTTCTTTATCAAGAACAACTCCATGAATTAATTGAGTTTCATCAATGGATTCTCCTTTCTTTTTCTCTAATTTTATATTATCCAAGTCTACTTTATATTTACCATTTATATCTTCTGCTACAGAAAGAGCAGCTTCTACAACTAATTCAGCTAATCTTTCATAATGTCCAGCAACAACACTTTTTCCACTTAAGCTAGTTATTGCAACTTCTTTAAGTTTTTGTTTATCTTTTGGATCAACTGTTATTGCAATTTCATCAATTATTGAAAGAGCTTTTTCCATTGCTTTTTTATAACCTTCAACAATAATTGTTGGATGAATTTCTTGTTCTAAAAGTTCATCGGCTTTCTTTAATAAAGCACCTGCTAATACAATAGCAGTAGTAGTTCCATCACCAACTTCAGA
This window harbors:
- a CDS encoding formate--phosphoribosylaminoimidazolecarboxamide ligase — its product is MLYIATIGSHSALQILKGAKLEGFKTLLICSKKREKFYRNFGFIDEFIIVENFDEILNENIQERMLELNAIFIPHGTLISESNIEIFEKKFKPPIFGNRRIFKWEADRILKDFLLREAGIKTPKYFEKIEDVDRPVIVKLPGAEGGRGYFIAKDKNDLENKLNEIIKKGLLRENEKIFIQEYIIGITLYPHFFYSPILKRLELLGCDRRYETNVDALGRICAKDQLELNIIPTFRVIGNIPIVIRESMLPDILEFGEKFVNATKKLIPPGMIGPFCLEMICDEFGELYTFEFSGRIVAGTNLFIEGSPYSSLIFDEPMSMGRRIAREIKMAYEEGRLKEVIT
- a CDS encoding nucleoside phosphorylase, yielding MYHIKCSKEDIAERVIVCGDPVRVKKIAEFLDRPKLVNENRCLLTFTGEYKGIAITISTTGMGAPSAAIVMEELASLGVKFVIRVGTTGGVKLEVGDIVIPTIAIPLDGTTLAYSRKYQLDTHADVELIELLKENLRNCKFYTGPICTCDTFYLNENVEGVLSYDMESSIIFALGKIRGYRAASILVVNGKAFGNMRIVDNEEVKKSMEKCIIAALEALVHIKN
- a CDS encoding DNA-directed RNA polymerase subunit K; this encodes MTVEQEKIIGPNKLTRFERARIIGARALQISMGAPPLIITNKSSPLEIAEEELKAGVLPITIRRKLPDGRYQDIPLKWLIEQEK
- a CDS encoding toprim domain-containing protein — translated: MKSFKYYSELLWEIKTIIDSMNSILSLIIVEGKNDEKALREIGLRVPIYRFRESGLSNIIFVDEISNNFKGKKIAILLDFDNEGQEMAEYLSRELEERGVKVERYFRKILKEILIKEGIRHIEEIRVIKTKANIG
- the rimI gene encoding ribosomal protein S18-alanine N-acetyltransferase, translated to MEKHEYIIREFKPEDLDAVVKINRICLSENYPPSFFLEHYYENPKIFLVAEINGNIIGYNMCRLEFGLSNISERLVKKGHIISIAVMEEFRRRGIGSKLIEEALKRLKECGASEVYLEVRISNYPAITLYRKMGFKAVRIIEGYYRDGEGAYLMVKEL
- a CDS encoding formate--phosphoribosylaminoimidazolecarboxamide ligase family protein, which gives rise to MINRENIWNLLENYEFNDIRIGSLGSHSALDISDGAKDEGFKTIVVCQKGREKPYIKYKRIVDECIILDKFSMIVNEEIQKILRIKNTIFVPHRAFSTYVSYDDIENKFLIPIFGNRYLLRTEERNFEKNQYYLLEKAGIRQPKKFKSPSEIDRLVIVKVQEAKRKIERAFFTAIDEKDFWKKARERIEKGIIKEEDLEKAVIEEFVLGTYFNFNYFYSPLKKELEFMGIDRRLQTNLHDFISLPAKQQLEINVVLQNIEIGHIGATIRESMLEKVFEIGEKFVEITKIEFPPGIIGPFALQGAVTKDQEIVIFDVSPRVPGSPVIGTTSPYTKYAYGVPMSIGRRIAREIKEGIETRSLKELIT
- the thsA gene encoding thermosome subunit alpha, with the translated sequence MVQSIPVLVLKEGTTRTTGRDAQRANIMAAITLAETIRSSLGPKGMDKMLVSSFGDVTISNDGATIVKEMDVQHPAAKMMVEVAKAQDSEVGDGTTTAIVLAGALLKKADELLEQEIHPTIIVEGYKKAMEKALSIIDEIAITVDPKDKQKLKEVAITSLSGKSVVAGHYERLAELVVEAALSVAEDINGKYKVDLDNIKLEKKKGESIDETQLIHGVVLDKEIVHPGMPKRIEDAKIAILDCPLEIEKTEITAKINITSPEQMKSFLDEEAAMLKEMVEKIAATGANFVVVQKGIDDIAQHYLAKKGIAAVRRAKRSDIELLAKACGARIVTTVEDLTSADLGYAKLVEERRVGKDKMVFVEGCKNPKAVTILIRGGSDRFVDEAERSLHDAKCVVRNVVQNPQIVAGGGAPEMEIAIRLREYARSFSGREQLAILKFAEAMEEIPLTLAENSGLDPVDVLVELRAAHTKGEKNAGINVFTGKVIDMTKEGVFEPANVKKQAIKSATEAAIALLKIDDIIAAAAPKKEEKEKEKKGSEFEGLGSAE